A single Brassica rapa cultivar Chiifu-401-42 chromosome A04, CAAS_Brap_v3.01, whole genome shotgun sequence DNA region contains:
- the LOC103862773 gene encoding UDP-glucuronic acid decarboxylase 2, which translates to MASELINRRHEADQAGADAYYPRPPKRWLSASRPMRYMLREQRLIFVLVGIAIATLAFTIFPRSTRSISYSDPFAGYGIKPEESHVPAQRRPSVEYVSRIGSTGGKIPLGLKRKGLRVVVTGGAGFVGSHLVDRLMERGDTVIVVDNFFTGSKENVMHHFGNPNFELIRHDVVEPILLEVDQIYHLACPASPVHYKFNPVKTIKTNVVGTLNMLGLAKRVGARFLLTSTSEVYGDPLQHPQVETYWGNVNPIGVRSCYDEGKRTAETLAMDYHRGANVEVRIARIFNTYGPRMCIDDGRVVSNFVAQALRKEPMTVYGDGKQTRSFQFVSDLVEGLMRLMEGEHVGPFNLGNPGEFTMLELAKVVQETIDPNANIEFRPNTEDDPHKRKPDITKAKELLGWEPKVSLRQGLPLMVKDFRQRIFGDQKEGSSATATTTKTTSA; encoded by the exons ATGGCGAGCGAGCTGATCAACCGGCGACACGAGGCGGATCAAGCCGGCGCCGATGCGTACTACCCGAGACCTCCCAAACGGTGGCTCTCCGCGTCCCGTCCGATGCGTTACATGCTCCGCGAACAGAGACTCATCTTCGTCCTCGTCGGAATCGCAATCGCGACGTTAGCGTTCACGATCTTCCCCCGCTCCACCCGATCCATCTCTTATTCCGATCCGTTCGCCGGCTACGGAATCAAACCCGAGGAGTCGCACGTTCCGGCCCAGAGGAGGCCCAGCGTCGAGTACGTGAGCCGGATCGGGTCAACGGGGGGGAAAATCCCGCTGGGATTGAAACGCAAGGGGCTGAGAGTGGTCGTGACGGGCGGCGCGGGGTTCGTGGGGTCGCATCTGGTGGATCGGCTGATGGAGAGGGGAGACACGGTGATCGtggtggataacttcttcacgggGAGTAAAGAGAACGTGATGCATCATTTCGGGAACCCTAACTTCGAGCTCATACGCCACGACGTCGTCGAGCCCATTCTTCTTGAGGTGGATCAGATCTATCACTTGGCCTGCCCTGCCTCCCCTGTTCACTACAAGTTCAATCCCGTCAAGACTAtc AAGACGAATGTGGTTGGGACGTTGAACATGCTTGGTTTGGCCAAGAGAGTGGGTGCTAGGTTTCTACTGACGAGTACTAGTGAGGTTTACGGTGATCCTCTTCAGCATCCTCAGGTCGAGACTTACTGGGGCAACGTTAATCCCATCG GTGTTCGTAGTTGCTACGACGAAGGAAAGCGTACGGCAGAGACTTTGGCCATGGACTATCACCGTGGAGCCAATGTTgag GTCAGGATTGCTAGGATCTTCAACACATATGGTCCAAGAATGTGTATAGATGATGGGCGTGTTGTCAGCAACTTTGTTGCACAG GCACTAAGGAAAGAACCGATGACTGTTTATGGTGATGGGAAGCAGACAAGAAGTTTCCAGTTTGTTTCTGATCTG GTTGAAGGTCTGATGAGATTGATGGAAGGAGAACATGTAGGGCCATTTAACCTGGGTAACCCTGGTGAATTCACCATGCTCGAGCTTGCTAAG GTGGTGCAAGAGACGATAGATCCAAACGCAAACATAGAGTTCAGACCAAACACAGAAGATGACCCTCACAAGAGAAAGCCTGACATCACAAAGGCCAAAGAGCTTTTAGGATGGGAACCAAAGGTGTCTCTTCGTCAGGGACTCCCTCTCATGGTGAAAGACTTCCGTCAACGTATCTTTGGTGACCAGAAGGAAGGCTCCTCCGCGACTGCAACAACCACCAAAACAACCTCAGCTTGA
- the LOC103862774 gene encoding mitochondrial zinc maintenance protein 1, mitochondrial, with protein sequence MVSREALIAYRALLRATRKSFAGDTEMLKASASEIRKKFEENRHVASDSDIPRLLEEAREATEFISTMIVQAKLNERGGYEVKASQEHAGATLELPTEEMLWKKSV encoded by the exons ATGGTGAGCAGAGAAGCGTTGATCGCATACAGAGCTCTGCTCAGGGCTACGAGGAAATCATTCGCCGGAGATACCGAGATGCTCAAGGCTTCGGCTTCCGAGATCCGTAAGAAGTTCGAAGAGAATCGCCACGTGGCTTCCGATTCCGACATCCCACGCCTACTCGAAGAAGCTCGTGAGGCGACTGAATTCATCTCCACCATGATCGTCCAGGCCAAACTCAACGAACGCGGCGGATACG AGGTGAAAGCAAGTCAGGAACACGCGGGAGCGACTTTGGAGCTTCCGACAGAGGAGATGCTCTGGAAAAAATCTGTATGA
- the LOC103862775 gene encoding protein SRC2 homolog → METTRSLEINVTSAKGLEKVSKMDVFVAVKLSGDPKCSDHREQRTQVARDSGTSPRWVDGLMKFTIDQTLAEANRLVLTFKIKCEQRGGGGGDKDIGEVHVPVKELLDHLGKDKAGQRYVTYKIKKTNGKPGGDISFTYSFTGPVAVASGVGCSRYIAHEPVRPPAVTCRPVSNGPVLSQLLPSVGSFSYGHVPSHQPPVYPPLAQPEVLPPTCFPGLYPPHGYPMSYTPESAPTMYTSIFPGLSCPPEGYPNAAPPQTQPALYPPMNPYRF, encoded by the coding sequence ATGGAGACGACGAGATCTCTAGAAATAAATGTGACGTCAGCAAAAGGGCTTGAGAAAGTCTCTAAGATGGATGTTTTCGTGGCGGTCAAGTTATCCGGCGATCCCAAATGCTCCGACCACCGTGAGCAGCGGACACAAGTGGCTAGAGACAGTGGAACAAGCCCCAGGTGGGTCGACGGCCTAATGAAATTCACCATCGACCAAACTTTAGCTGAGGCCAACCGGCTTGTGCTCACATTCAAGATCAAATGCGAGCAacgtggaggaggaggaggtgatAAAGACATTGGCGAGGTTCACGTTCCGGTGAAGGAGCTTTTAGATCATCTCGGAAAGGATAAGGCCGGTCAAAGATATGTCACCTACAAAATCAAGAAGACCAACGGAAAACCAGGAGGAGACATCAGTTTCACTTATTCCTTCACCGGTCCGGTGGCTGTTGCGAGCGGCGTTGGATGCTCACGTTACATAGCTCACGAGCCGGTTCGTCCCCCTGCAGTGACGTGCAGGCCAGTTTCGAACGGACCCGTGTTGAGTCAGTTGCTTCCAAGCGTTGGATCGTTTAGTTACGGTCACGTTCCTTCTCATCAGCCACCGGTTTATCCACCGTTGGCTCAACCGGAGGTTCTGCCTCCGACATGTTTCCCCGGCTTGTATCCACCTCATGGCTATCCGATGAGTTATACACCGGAAAGTGCACCGACAATGTATACATCTATATTTCCTGGCTTGTCATGTCCACCTGAAGGCTATCCTAATGCGGCTCCGCCGCAGACACAACCGGCGCTATACCCACCGATGAATCCTTACCGATTTTAA
- the LOC103862776 gene encoding autophagy-related protein 18a, whose product MATVSSASPWPIDSDSTVPSQHRDPGDDTESLDSFSSMSLNSEEATHNSDQTPAPPPPSLLHLSFNQDHACFAVGTDRGFRILNCDPFREIFRRDFDRGGGVAVVEMLFRCNILALVGGGPDPQYPPNKVMIWDDHQSRCIGELSFRSDVRSVRLRRDRIIVVLEQKIFVYNFADLKLMHQIETIANPKGLCAVSQGAGSMVLVCPGLQKGQVRIEHYASKRTKFVMAHDSRIACFALTQDGHLLATASSKGTLVRIFNTVDGTLRQEVRRGADRAEIYSLAFSSNAQWLAVSSDKGTVHVFGLKGNSGAQVKDTPRIASDLTRTSSSPSSSLSLFKGVLPKYFSSEWSVAQFRLVEGTQYIVAFGHQKNTVVILGMDGSFYRCQFDPVNGGEMSQLEYHNCLKPPSVF is encoded by the exons ATGGCCACCGTCTCCTCCGCTTCTCCCTGGCCAATCGATTCCGACTCTACTGTTCCCTCTCAGCACCGCGACCCTGGAGACGACACCGAGTCTCTCGATTCCTTCTCCTCCATGAGCCTCAACTCCGAAGAGGCTACCCACAACTCCGATCAAACAccggctcctcctcctccgtcgcTGCTCCACCTCTCCTTCAACCAGGACCACGCCTGCTTCGCCGTCGGCACCGACCGCGGCTTCCGGATCCTCAACTGCGACCCCTTCCGCGAAATCTTCCGGCGCGATTTCGATCGCGGCGGCGGAGTCGCCGTGGTGGAGATGCTCTTCCGATGCAACATCCTAGCGCTCGTCGGCGGCGGGCCTGACCCGCAGTATCCGCCGAACAAGGTCATGATCTGGGACGATCACCAGAGCCGGTGTATCGGCGAGCTCTCCTTCAGGTCCGATGTTCGATCCGTTAGGCTGAGGAGGGATCGGATCATCGTCGTCCTCGAGCAGAAGATCTTCGTCTACAACTTCGCGGACCTCAAGCTGATGCATCAGATTGAGACCATTGCGAACCCTAAGGGCCTGTGCGCTGTCTCTCAGGGGGCTGGCTCTATGGTGTTGGTGTGCCCTGGTTTGCAGAAAGGCCAAGTGAGGATCGAGCATTATGCTTCCAAGCGGACTAAGTTCGTTATGGCTCATGATTCCAGGATTGCTTGCTTCGCTCTCACGCAGGATGGGCATCTGTTGGCGACGGCTAGCTCCAAGGGGACTCTGGTTCGGATCTTTAATACTGTTGATGGCACCTTGCGACAAGAG GTTAGGAGGGGTGCAGATAGAGCAGAGATTTATAGTCTGGCTTTCTCTTCAAATGCTCAGTGGTTAGCTGTCTCAAGTGACAAAGGAACCGTCCATGTCTTTGGCCTCAAAGGCAACTCCGGTGCTCAGGTGAAAGACACACCCCGAATTGCATCTGATCTCACTCGTACTTCCTCATCCCCATCCTCGTCCCTGTCATTATTCAAAG GAGTGTTGCCCAAATATTTCAGCTCGGAGTGGTCGGTGGCTCAGTTCCGGTTGGTTGAAGGAACTCAGTACATAGTCGCCTTTGGTCACCAGAAGAACACTGTTGTTATTCTTGGCATGGATGGGag CTTCTACAGATGCCAGTTTGATCCGGTGAATGGGGGAGAAATGTCTCAGCTTGAGTATCACAACTGTCTAAAACCTCCTTCTGTTTTCTAG
- the LOC103862778 gene encoding glutathione S-transferase F13 has translation MAMKVYGNGMSVCVARVLLCLHEKETEFELVPVDLFACHHKLPSFLSMNPFGQVPVLQDDDLTLFESRAITAYIAEKHKDKGTDLTRHADAKEAAIVKLWSEVESHHFNPAISAVIHQLIVVPLQGKTPDAAIVEENLEKLGKVLDVYEEKLGKTKYLAGDSYTLADLHHVPYTYYFMKTCHAGLVNDRPKVKAWWEDLCSRPAFLKVSPGLTVAPPTN, from the exons ATGGCGATGAAGGTATATGGAAATGGGATGTCAGTGTGCGTGGCACGTGTGCTTCTATGCCTTCACGAGAAGGAGACTGAGTTCGAGCTTGTCCCCGTCGATCTCTTTGCTTGCCACCACAAGCTCCCTTCTTTCCTCTCCATGAAC CCCTTTGGCCAAGTTCCAGTTCTACAAGACGACGACCTTACCCTTTTTG AGTCGAGGGCAATCACGGCATATATAGCAGAGAAACACAAAGACAAAGGAACGGATCTGACGAGACATGCAGACGCTAAAGAAGCAGCCATTGTGAAGTTGTGGTCGGAAGTGGAGTCCCACCACTTCAACCCCGCGATCTCCGCCGTCATCCATCAGCTTATAGTTGTGCCGCTTCAAGGCAAGACTCCTGATGCAGCCATCGTGGAGGAGAATCTGGAGAAGTTAGGGAAAGTGCTCGATGTGTACGAAGAGAAGCTCGGGAAGACAAAATACTTGGCTGGAGATTCTTACACACTCGCGGATCTCCACCACGTTCCTTACACTTACTACTTCATGAAGACGTGTCATGCTGGTTTGGTCAACGACCGTCCTAAAGTCAAGGCGTGGTGGGAAGACCTTTGTTCTCGTCCGGCTTTCCTTAAAGTCTCACCTGGCTTGACCGTTGCTCCGCCAACGAACTGA
- the LOC103862779 gene encoding beta-glucosidase 10, whose translation MLPYLSYTQNETEETKTKKMKAFSVLSISVVIVLATSHIDAFTRDDFPEDFLFGAATSAYQWEGAVDEDGRTPSVWDTFSPFDNMDNGDIACDGYHKYKEDVKIMAEMGLEAFRLSISWSRLIPNGRGHINPKGLLFYKNLIKELLTHGIKPHVTLYHYDLPQALEDEYGGWINRKIIEDFTAFADVCFREFGEDVKLWTTINEANIFAIGAYSEGILPPGHCSNSKYVNCSTGNSSTEPYIAGHNILLAHASASNLYRLKYKSKQRGSIGLCIYTYGLFPYTSSKEDEIATQRAKDFYFGWLLKPLVFGDYPDVMKRVVGSRLPVFSEEESEQVRGSSDFVGVIHYTTLYVTESRPTPSILLRNQSFSTDMGVETISIGNSVPWGFEGVLEYLKQSFNNPPIYILENGLATKHDSTLQDTSRVEYIQGYIGAMLNAIRNGSDTRGYFYWSMIDLYELLAGYRLSFGLYYVNFSDAGLKRSPKLSASWYSGFLNGTVDVAPRDITQLQSHSSGLSSL comes from the exons ATGCTCCCGTATCTTTCTTATACTCAAAACGAGACGGaagaaactaaaacaaaaaaaatgaaagcttTCTCTGTGTTATCCATTTCTGTGGTCATCGTTTTGGCAACAAGTCACATTGATGCTTTCACAAGAGACGATTTTCCAGAGGATTTCCTCTTCGGAGCTGCCACGTCTGCTTATCAG TGGGAAGGAGCTGTTGATGAGGATGGAAGAACTCCTAGCGTTTGGGATACTTTCTCACCCTttg ATAACATGGACAATGGAGATATAGCATGTGATGGATATCACAAATACAAg GAAGATGTTAAGATAATGGCAGAAATGGGATTAGAAGCATTCAGATTATCTATCTCATGGTCAAGGCTTATACCTA ATGGAAGAGGACACATCAACCCAAAAGGTCTACTGTTTTACAAGAACCTCATCAAAGAACTACTAACCCATG GAATAAAACCACACGTTACACTATACCACTATGATCTCCCTCAGGCTCTTGAAGATGAGTATGGAGGATGGATCAACCGCAAAATCAT AGAGGACTTCACTGCTTTTGCAGATGTTTGCTTCAGAGAGTTTGGTGAAGATGTGAAGCTATGGACTACAATTAACGAAGCTAACATATTCGCCATTGGAGCTTACAGCGAAGGAATATTGCCGCCAGGACATTGTTCTAATTCCAAATACGTCAATTGCTCCACTGGAAACTCTTCAACTGAACCATATATTGCAGGCCATAACATATTGCTAGCTCATGCCTCTGCTTCAAACTTGTATAGACTCAAGTACAAG AGTAAGCAGAGAGGATCCATAGGCCTTTGCATATATACATATGGGTTATTTCcttatactagctccaaggaaGATGAGATAGCAACTCAGAGAGCTAAAGATTTCTACTTTGGCTG GTTGTTAAAGCCTTTGGTGTTTGGTGACTATCCGGATGTGATGAAGAGAGTGGTGGGATCTAGGTTACCTGTTTTCTCAGAGGAAGAGTCAGAGCAAGTTAGAGGATCATCTGACTTTGTAGGAGTTATCCATTACACGACACTGTATGTCACAGAGAGTAGACCCACGCCTTCTATCCTTCTTAGGAACCAAAGTTTTTCCACAGACATGGGTGTAGAGACTATCT CCATTGGGAACTCTGTTCCATGGGGTTTTGAAGGTGTCTTGGAGTATTTGAAACAGAGCTTCAACAATCCTCCTATCTACATTCTTGAAAATG GTTTAGCTACGAAACATGATTCGACGCTACAAGATACATCAAGAGTTGAATACATTCAAGGTTACATTGGTGCTATGTTGAACGCCATCAG GAATGGATCGGACACGAGAGGTTACTTTTATTGGTCGATGATAGACTTGTACGAGCTATTGGCTGGATACAGGCTCAGCTTTGGATTGTACTATGTGAATTTCAGTGATGCTGGTCTCAAGAGGTCTCCAAAACTCTCTGCTTCTTGGTACTCTGGTTTTCTCAATGGTACAGTTGATGTTGCTCCTCGGGATATTACTCAGCTGCAGAGCCACTCTTCTGGTTTGTCATCTTTGTGA
- the LOC108871600 gene encoding uncharacterized protein LOC108871600, with translation MFVANWEPSFIPQKPELKSAPIWLELRNVPFQFFNEDGLERIAGLVGDPKFLHPATANKTNLEVAKVFTIIDPRVPLPEAVNVQFESGEISRVAVSSPWMPPVCSHCKEIGHSVKRCKLAPITCSDCNSSGHSAETCPRLRTKSAPKTKRRRHSAKP, from the coding sequence ATGTTTGTGGCTAACTGGGAACCAAGCTTTATCCCTCAGAAGCCGGAACTCAAGTCGGCACCAATCTGGCTAGAGCTTCGAAATGTCCCTTTTCAGTTCTTTAATGAAGATGGTCTAGAGCGAATAGCAGGTTTGGTCGGAGATCCCAAATTTCTACACCCTGCAACTGCAAATAAAACAAATCTGGAAGTGGCAAAGGTGTTCACAATAATTGACCCACGAGTTCCTCTCCCTGAAGCAGTTAATGTGCAATTTGAATCCGGGGAGATAAGTCGCGTTGCTGTGTCTAGTCCTTGGATGCCTCCTGTGTGTTCCCACTGTAAAGAGATTGGGCACAGTGTGAAGAGATGTAAGTTAGCTCCGATCACCTGCTCAGACTGTAACTCTTCTGGTCATTCTGCTGAAACTTGCCCTCGCCTTAGAACGAAGTCTGCTCCTAAGACCAAAAGACGCAGACATTCTGCTAAGCCTTGA
- the LOC103862780 gene encoding xyloglucan 6-xylosyltransferase 1, which yields MIEKCIGTQRLRRLQRVWRQGKVTLLCLVLTVVVLRGTIGAGKFGTPEQDIEEIREHFFYSRKRAETHRVLVELSSSSKTTSSSAAGNSNNNNNYETFDFKKIFADEGDEEKALDRSKPYSLGPKISDWDEQRRDWLKQNPSFPNFVAANKPRVLLVTGSAPKPCENPVGDHYLLKSIKNKIDYCRIHGIEIFYNMALLDAEMAGFWAKLPLIRKLLLSHPEVEFLWWMDSDAMFTDMVFELPWERYEDYNLVMHGWKEMVYDQKSWIGLNTGSFLIRNSQWALDLLDAWAPMGPKGKIREEAGKVLTRELKDRPAFEADDQSAMVYLLATEREKWGGKVYLESGYYLHGYWGILVDRYEEMIENHKPGFGDHRWPLVTHFVGCKPCGKFGDYPVERCLRQMDRAFNFGDNQILQMYGFTHKSLGSRSVKPTRSQTGRPVDVKDEFGLLHPPFKAATST from the coding sequence atgatagagAAATGCATAGGAACGCAGCGTCTTAGGAGATTACAGAGAGTCTGGCGTCAAGGAAAGGTGACGCTTCTCTGCCTCGTTCTCACCGTCGTCGTCCTACGTGGCACAATCGGAGCAGGTAAGTTCGGTACGCCGGAGCAAGACATCGAGGAGATCCGCGAGCATTTCTTCTACTCCCGCAAACGCGCCGAGACTCACCGCGTCCTCGTCGAGCTCTCATCCTCCTCCAAAACGACGTCGTCGTCGGCAGCTGgaaacagcaacaacaacaacaactacgAGACCTTcgatttcaaaaaaatattcgcTGACGAAGGAGACGAAGAGAAAGCTTTAGACCGGAGTAAACCGTATTCTCTCGGTCCGAAGATCTCCGATTGGGACGAGCAGAGGCGCGATTGGCTGAAACAAAACCCTAGCTTCCCTAACTTCGTGGCGGCGAACAAGCCTAGGGTTCTTCTCGTCACAGGCTCGGCTCCCAAGCCGTGCGAGAATCCCGTGGGAGACCATTACCTCTTGAAATCGATCAAGAACAAGATCGATTACTGTCGGATCCACGGGATCGAGATCTTCTACAACATGGCGCTGCTCGACGCGGAGATGGCTGGGTTCTGGGCTAAGCTTCCGTTGATTCGGAAGTTGCTATTGTCTCATCCCGAGGTCGAGTTTCTATGGTGGATGGACAGTGACGCGATGTTTACGGACATGGTGTTCGAGCTTCCGTGGGAGAGGTACGAGGATTACAACCTCGTGATGCACGGTTGGAAGGAGATGGTTTACGATCAGAAGAGTTGGATTGGTTTAAACACCGGAAGCTTCTTGATTAGGAACTCGCAGTGGGCCCTTGATCTCCTCGACGCTTGGGCTCCCATGGGCCCTAAAGGGAAGATCCGGGAAGAAGCGGGTAAAGTCTTGACCCGGGAACTTAAAGACCGCCCCGCGTTCGAAGCGGACGATCAGTCGGCGATGGTTTATCTTCTCGCGACGGAGAGAGAGAAGTGGGGAGGGAAAGTTTATCTAGAGAGTGGCTATTACTTGCACGGTTACTGGGGGATTTTGGTGGACCGGTACGAGGAGATGATTGAGAATCATAAACCGGGTTTTGGAGACCATCGGTGGCCGCTCGTGACTCATTTCGTGGGGTGCAAACCGTGCGGGAAGTTTGGGGATTATCCGGTTGAGAGGTGTCTCCGGCAGATGGATAGAGCGTTTAATTTCGGAGACAATCAGATCCTTCAGATGTATGGGTTCACGCATAAGTCGCTAGGGAGTCGGAGCGTGAAGCCAACACGCAGCCAGACGGGCAGGCCGGTTGATGTCAAGGACGAGTTTGGGCTGCTTCATCCACCGTTTAAAGCGGCGACGTCAACGTGA
- the LOC103862781 gene encoding beta-glucosidase BoGH3B: MAGVRSFFLFAAIALLFAGRYGDATAAARGYIKYKDPKAAVEERVEDLLTRMTLPEKLGQMCQVDRFNFSYPNPSIGQEIFTKYMIGSVLSNPYDTGANIAKRVELANTMQKLSLSTRLGIPLLYAIDAVHGHNTFINATIFPHNIGLGATRDPELVKKIGAITALEVRATGIAQAFAPCVAVCRDPRWGRCYESYSEDPKLVNLMTESIMDGLQGNAPYVADFKTKLAGCAKHFVGDGGTIDGINENNTVVDNATLFNVHMPPFELAVKKGIASIMASYSSLNGVKMHANRAMLTDYLKDTLKFQGFVISDWLGIDKITTPPRANYTYSIEASINAGIDMVMVPWEYKEFLEKLTNLVNGGYIPMSRIDDAVRRVLRVKFSLGLFENPFAEGSSLAAEFGSEAHREVAREAVRKSMVLLKNGKTDNDKIVPLPKKVKKIVVAGAHANNMGWQCGGFTLTWQGFNGTGENISRNKAMNLPTGKTRGTTILEGIMKTVDATTEVVYVEEPNQNTAKLHADAAYTIVVVGEAPYAESQGDSTTLNMAAPGPDTISHTCASGMKCVVVLVTGRPLMIEAYIDFIDAVAVAWLPGTEGQGVADVLFGDHPFTGTLPRTWMKSVVQLPMNVGDSAYDPLFPFGFGITN; this comes from the exons ATGGCCGGCGTCAGGAGCTTTTTCTTGTTCGCGGCGATTGCTTTATTGTTCGCCGGTCGTTACGGAGACGCTACCGCAGCCGCCAGAGGTTACATTAAGTACAAAGATCCAAAAGCAGCGGTTGAAGAGAGAGTAGAGGACTTGCTAACACGAATGACATTACCTGAGAAACTTGGTCAAATGTGTCAAGTTGATAGGTTCAACTTCTCATATCCCAATCCCAGTATTGGCCAGGAAATCTTCACAAAGTACATGATCG GAAGTGTTTTGAGCAATCCTTATGATACTGGGGCTAATATAGCAAAGCGGGTTGAACTAGCGAACACCATGCAGAAACTGAGTCTTTCCACGAGGCTTGGAATCCCTTTGCTTTACGCTATTGATGCGGTTCATGGCCACAACACTTTTATCAATGCCACCATCTTCCCCCACAACATAGGTCTTGGTGCCactag AGATCCTGAGCTTGTTAAGAAGATTGGAGCTATCACCGCGCTTGAAGTAAGAGCTACAGGAATCGCGCAAGCTTTCGCGCCTTGTGTTGCGGTATGCAGAGATCCTAGATGGGGAAGGTGTTATGAGAGCTATAGTGAAGATCCGAAACTTGTGAATCTGATGACCGAAAGTATCATGGATGGATTACAGGGAAATGCTCCCTACGTCGCTGATTTCAA GACTAAACTGGCTGGTTGCGCCAAACATTTTGTTGGGGATGGAGGAACGATAGATGGAATCAATGAGAACAACACTGTTGTTGACAACGCTACTCTCTTTAATGTCCATATGCCTCCTTTCGAGTTAGCGGTAAAGAAAGGGATCGCATCAATTATGGCTTCTTATTCTAGTCTTAACGGTGTTAAGATGCACGCAAACCGAGCAATGCTAACTGATTACCTCAAGGACACACTCAAATTCCAAGGCTTTGTTATCTCTGACTGGCTTGGAATTGATAAGATCACAACTCCACCTAGAGCAAATTACACTTACTCTATCGAAGCTTCTATTAATGCCGGCATTGACATG GTTATGGTTCCATGGGAGTACAAAGAGTTCTTGGAAAAATTGACAAACCTAGTGAACGGTGGATACATTCCTATGAGCCGTATAGATGATGCTGTCCGAAGAGTCTTGAGGGTCAAATTCTCTCTCGGTCTCTTTGAGAATCCATTTGCAGAGGGAAGTAGTCTTGCCGCTGAGTTTGGATCTGAG GCGCATAGAGAAGTAGCGAGAGAGGCGGTGAGGAAATCAATGGTGCTTCTAAAGAACGGGAAGACAGACAACGATAAAATTGTTCCGCTCCCGAAGAAGGTGAAAAAGATCGTTGTTGCTGGCGCACACGCTAACAACATGGGTTGGCAATGTGGTGGCTTTACTCTCACTTGGCAAGGATTCAACGGAACCGGAGAAAACATCTCTCGTAACAAAGCCATGAACCTCCCTACCGGTAAAACCAGAG GAACTACAATCTTGGAAGGAATCATGAAAACAGTGGATGCCACCACTGAAGTTGTCTACGTGGaggaaccaaaccaaaatacaGCTAAGCTTCATGCCGACGCAGCATACACAATTGTGGTTGTAGGTGAAGCTCCATACGCAGAGTCACAAGGGGACAGCACCACGCTAAACATGGCCGCACCAGGTCCAGACACGATCAGCCACACGTGTGCTAGTGGTATGAAGTGTGTAGTGGTCCTAGTCACAGGACGTCCTCTCATGATCGAGGCGTACATTGACTTCATCGACGCTGTTGCGGTCGCTTGGCTTCCGGGAACTGAAGGACAAGGAGTCGCTGATGTTTTGTTTGGTGATCATCCATTCACCGGCACTTTGCCTCGCACGTGGATGAAGAGTGTGGTTCAGCTTCCGATGAACGTTGGCGACTCGGCCTACGACCCTCTCTTCCCCTTCGGATTCGGAATTACAAATTAA